Sequence from the Oxyura jamaicensis isolate SHBP4307 breed ruddy duck chromosome 22 unlocalized genomic scaffold, BPBGC_Ojam_1.0 oxy22_random_OJ71725, whole genome shotgun sequence genome:
CGTCGAGAGCCCCGGGCTCGCCCtgcagccccgccgcccgcgcGGTTTCTGTCGCTTTTCTCGCCTCCTGCCTCGTGCCGCGACTTGTCCGCTCTCGCCCGCAGAAAACCTTCACCCCCAACATAATCAGCAGGAAGATCAAGGAAGAGTAAGTGGCATCGTAAGCGTTTCCCTGCCTTACCCAGCCCCGTTCGCCCCGGGGCCCACGCTCCGAGGGGTTTTGGCGTGCCACGGTGCCAGAGGGGGGGCACGGGGTAAAGCTGCCTCCCCCCTGCCCAGGCCCAGAGAGGATGTCACCGtcaagaaggagaagaaggagcgGGACCGGGACCGGCAGCGCGATGGGcacggccggggccggggccggcccgAGGTCATCCAGTCCCACTCCATCTTCGAGCAGGGCCCGGCCGAAATGATGAAGAAGAAAGGTAGCGGGAGCTGAGGTTTCCCCGgggagggtttttttggggggggtccCAGCCGGCGTGGGGTGAGCCCAGAGTGgttccctgctccccagccggCTCCTGGGACAAGGCGGTGGACATGTCGGACTTCGGCCCTTCGCACATCATCAACATcaagaaggagaagagggagaCGGACGAGGAGACGAAGCAGATCCTACGCATGCTGCAGAAGGACGACGTGAGCGGGCTTTTggggaggggattgtcccccaACTGGGGGGGCTGGTACTGAGTGCCGTCCCCTTTCCCAACCCCGCAGTTCCTGGACGACCCGGGGCTGAAGAACGACATCCGCAACAAGCCGGTGCAGCTGCCGCTCGCCCACTCGGGCTGGCTCTTCAaggaggaggcggcggaggagcaggaggacgcgcagccctggctgcccaaGGAGGACAAGACGGAGCCGGACCCGCCGGTGAAAGGTGCGGGGGGGTCCCCTGGGTGCATCCAGGGGGTCCCACGGGCgcagccgggccgggccggggacACCACCCTGCTCCCCGTGCCCACCCTGCGCCTCTCGCCCCGGTGGCAGTGAAAGAAGAGCCGTGCGACGAGGACCCCCTGCCCGCC
This genomic interval carries:
- the POLR3D gene encoding DNA-directed RNA polymerase III subunit RPC4; protein product: RAPGSPCSPAARAVSVAFLASCLVPRLVRSRPQKTFTPNIISRKIKEEPREDVTVKKEKKERDRDRQRDGHGRGRGRPEVIQSHSIFEQGPAEMMKKKAGSWDKAVDMSDFGPSHIINIKKEKRETDEETKQILRMLQKDDFLDDPGLKNDIRNKPVQLPLAHSGWLFKEEAAEEQEDAQPWLPKEDKTEPDPPVKVKEEPCDEDPLPATKPARGPPGFPRDIPVAELLQRLSLAAEDELLFLQLPDTLPGQPPTQDTKPVKTELQTEEGQVVVVKQEKSQEARQAENTCTLADLPEGQVGKLLVRKSGKVQLVLGKVTLDVTMGTPCSFLQELVSVGIGDSRTGEMIVLGHVKHKLVCSPDFEALLEHRHR